The Waddliaceae bacterium genomic sequence GAAAGAAAAAAATGCCCTGTTCCCTATAGCATCCATAGAGTCAGGCAATCTGGTTCATTTTGCTCCTTGCGAATAGTTACAACTATTCGCTTGTCGCGCACTGAGCCATCTTACCTAACTCTATGGCGCTAAAGGAAAGATAGGTCGCAATCACAGGTATAACAGGATATCTCATGATTTTAATCATAAAGTTTATCGTCGTCGTCGTAGCGCTTACCGTTTTGGCGAGCATTATCTTTTCTTTTCGTAAGAGCGAAGGCTCTCTCGTCAAGGTCTCCAACAAGCTACGCCTTGCTATTTCTGGGTTTATTGCCTGTATTGCCGACACTCTTGGCATAGGAAGCTTTGCCGTCTTTATCGCTTTTGACAAACACTGGGCTCTTATCGACGACAAGAAGCTCCCTGGAACTCTTAATGGCTTCAGCGTAATGGCTGCCATGGTACAGTCGTTATTTTTCTTGAAGTTCATAGAGATAGACGTTATGACGTTAGTCGTTCTCGTCGTGACGTCATGTGCTGGTGGCTTTTTCAGTGGCCTCATAGTGACGAAGCTCAACAAGCAGACTCTACGCCTTGTTATGGTCGTAGGATTTTCTGGCATCGCCATGCTTGTGTTAAGCAACCAGCTGAATCTTTTACCTATCGGCGGCAATGCTATTGCCTTACACGGTAAGATGCTCTTTATCGGTGCTATTGCCATGTTTTTTGTTGGGATGCTCCCTGCCATAGGCGTAG encodes the following:
- a CDS encoding sulfite exporter TauE/SafE family protein, whose translation is MILIIKFIVVVVALTVLASIIFSFRKSEGSLVKVSNKLRLAISGFIACIADTLGIGSFAVFIAFDKHWALIDDKKLPGTLNGFSVMAAMVQSLFFLKFIEIDVMTLVVLVVTSCAGGFFSGLIVTKLNKQTLRLVMVVGFSGIAMLVLSNQLNLLPIGGNAIALHGKMLFIGAIAMFFVGMLPAIGVGIYAPTQVVLFFLGLSPLVAFPIMTTVGVLVQSLTALTFVTKKEIALGETLFLVVPGIIGVLISAPFVAYSNPIALHWMLFAIIIYNVVMTFKTYQQEKTLPTKSS